The following are encoded together in the Haloarcula laminariae genome:
- a CDS encoding type II toxin-antitoxin system RelE family toxin, which yields MTYIIDYNNDAADVYSGIDRNRKDIVVNKLYDIATNEFRQPWEWDYKEVHTRAADGRLRVGDDLRVFMSVDQDAEVLRVSDVGHRENLY from the coding sequence ATGACCTACATCATCGACTACAACAACGACGCAGCGGACGTGTACTCGGGTATCGACCGCAACAGGAAGGATATCGTCGTCAACAAACTCTACGACATCGCGACAAACGAGTTCCGTCAGCCATGGGAGTGGGATTACAAGGAAGTTCACACACGCGCTGCTGATGGCCGGCTACGAGTGGGGGATGACCTTCGGGTTTTCATGTCCGTTGATCAAGACGCCGAAGTCCTTCGCGTTAGCGACGTTGGACATCGAGAGAATCTCTACTAA
- a CDS encoding orc1/cdc6 family replication initiation protein, translating to MDSEDGSETVHSVFDTVTKKGGGIFEQREILQIDYVPSEKRIVGRDEQIEKVAGEIGPIVVGEPPNSIIIYGKTGCGKSLVAKHVSKIAKEEAENRGVRLATGYVNCQQAKGNSDALSKYGREINPPESGTKFPARGISENEYFERVWSVLNEFYDAAIIVLDEVDKLNNDDLLMALSRAGEDGSVDVPIGVIAVSNKINYRDKMSERTKSSFGHNEFIFEPYDADQIREILENRTDAFADGVLDDGVIPRAAALSAKEHGDARKAMRLLRYAGDQANKENADRVKESHLNDARASAEVDRLLELISGLPPHSKHVLVALANLTKNHPEREWFRTVQVRETYLEVCNQSGADPLSSERTRQLLNELCFLEVAGSRRGTGEGKGHYSQYTLLWDADIVLTLDT from the coding sequence ATGGATAGTGAAGATGGATCAGAGACTGTTCATAGCGTCTTTGATACTGTTACTAAGAAAGGTGGAGGGATCTTTGAGCAACGAGAAATCCTTCAAATCGACTATGTTCCGAGTGAGAAACGAATCGTTGGTCGTGACGAGCAAATTGAGAAGGTTGCTGGAGAAATCGGGCCCATTGTTGTCGGTGAGCCGCCAAACTCTATCATTATCTACGGCAAAACGGGATGTGGAAAATCCCTTGTCGCAAAGCACGTCTCTAAGATTGCTAAGGAAGAGGCTGAAAACCGAGGTGTGAGACTTGCTACTGGATACGTCAACTGCCAGCAGGCAAAGGGAAACTCCGACGCTCTAAGCAAGTACGGTCGCGAAATTAATCCACCAGAAAGTGGGACGAAGTTCCCGGCGCGGGGAATCTCCGAAAATGAGTATTTTGAGCGGGTCTGGTCGGTCCTGAACGAGTTTTATGATGCTGCAATCATCGTACTGGATGAAGTTGACAAGCTCAATAACGACGATCTGCTAATGGCGCTTTCTCGAGCGGGAGAAGATGGGAGTGTTGATGTTCCGATTGGGGTAATCGCGGTGTCGAACAAAATCAACTACCGGGACAAGATGAGCGAACGGACAAAGAGTTCGTTCGGGCATAACGAGTTCATCTTCGAACCCTACGACGCGGATCAGATTCGAGAGATTCTCGAAAATCGGACTGATGCATTCGCTGATGGCGTTCTTGATGACGGCGTAATTCCCCGTGCTGCGGCACTGAGTGCGAAGGAACACGGAGATGCACGAAAGGCTATGCGCCTTCTTCGGTATGCTGGGGATCAAGCGAACAAGGAGAACGCTGATCGGGTGAAAGAGTCCCACCTCAACGATGCACGGGCTTCAGCAGAAGTTGACCGACTGCTTGAACTCATATCGGGACTCCCACCCCACAGCAAACATGTGTTAGTCGCGCTGGCGAACCTCACCAAGAACCACCCCGAGCGAGAATGGTTCCGGACGGTGCAAGTACGTGAGACGTATCTTGAGGTGTGCAACCAGAGTGGGGCTGATCCTCTTTCATCCGAGCGAACTCGGCAATTACTCAACGAGCTGTGCTTCTTGGAAGTCGCAGGGAGTCGTCGAGGGACCGGAGAAGGGAAGGGACACTATAGCCAGTACACACTTTTGTGGGATGCGGATATCGTGCTCACTCTCGACACCTGA
- a CDS encoding transcriptional regulator, whose translation MKERPEWMSNTDVLLLVALDSSELLPVQSPSILGYNLGMSREHASRRLATLSDHGYVEKIEDGKYSVSERGKSFLSEIPEPNE comes from the coding sequence ATGAAAGAGCGACCAGAGTGGATGTCGAATACTGATGTTCTCCTTCTCGTAGCGCTAGATTCCTCAGAGTTACTCCCAGTCCAGTCACCATCCATTCTCGGCTATAATCTCGGCATGTCACGTGAACACGCCTCTCGACGGCTAGCCACTCTCAGCGACCACGGGTACGTCGAGAAAATCGAGGACGGCAAATACAGCGTGAGCGAGCGTGGCAAGTCATTTTTGTCCGAGATTCCAGAGCCGAACGAGTGA
- a CDS encoding DUF7718 family protein, protein MDLITVAEKDYIKSAGLSHLRLRFHLVTSDGEVSEFLIQLEYNHQLVDTGPDSWCAIARFDHNPQAPDGHDVTEEGLHLDLLNPDGSKYDVRRGFGPVLLGDCPTFCENYLLSRAEKLLINYEKRNDISDGLFRS, encoded by the coding sequence ATGGATTTGATAACAGTGGCTGAAAAGGACTATATCAAGTCGGCTGGCCTGTCACACCTCCGACTGCGTTTTCATCTTGTCACATCAGATGGAGAAGTTTCAGAGTTTTTGATACAGCTTGAATACAATCACCAACTGGTTGACACAGGCCCAGACAGTTGGTGTGCCATTGCGAGATTTGATCATAACCCACAGGCGCCAGATGGTCATGACGTGACGGAAGAGGGGTTGCATCTAGATTTACTCAATCCAGATGGCTCGAAATACGACGTGCGGCGTGGGTTCGGACCAGTCCTACTCGGAGATTGTCCGACCTTCTGTGAAAACTATCTTTTGAGCCGAGCAGAGAAGCTTCTAATCAACTACGAGAAGCGGAATGATATTTCGGACGGTCTTTTCCGGTCGTAA
- a CDS encoding DNA-directed RNA polymerase subunit epsilon has product MAGERVQATEATNETETDNEVDEDPELVPSAQQLRDHQPDAYTTGYDPFGETRIGVGTANGNIERLIRLNEGRHHSDGDHSTREAARDKKRITGSLCSTLDVPTYQQRRAVAAMSQMNLDRFGQQKRIEKVALCTIGIVVNRERRRYFLQGNDPTEVDLSEASQQDFPDRFSQNSDFNDLCTLHGVSDDDHYSVTQLVKAELKRIGYFERENQPLQ; this is encoded by the coding sequence ATGGCCGGAGAACGCGTGCAGGCTACCGAAGCGACGAACGAGACGGAGACTGACAACGAGGTGGATGAGGATCCGGAACTGGTCCCGTCCGCACAGCAGTTGCGCGACCACCAGCCCGACGCCTACACGACGGGATATGATCCGTTCGGAGAGACACGGATTGGGGTCGGGACGGCGAACGGGAACATCGAGCGACTCATCCGACTGAACGAGGGTCGTCACCACAGCGACGGCGATCACAGCACTCGCGAGGCCGCACGCGATAAGAAACGCATCACTGGATCACTCTGTTCGACCCTCGACGTTCCTACCTACCAGCAACGGCGGGCCGTCGCTGCGATGAGCCAGATGAACCTCGACCGTTTCGGGCAGCAAAAACGGATCGAGAAGGTTGCCCTCTGTACGATCGGGATTGTCGTCAATCGTGAGCGGAGACGTTACTTTTTGCAAGGAAATGACCCGACAGAGGTGGATCTATCGGAGGCGAGCCAGCAGGATTTTCCGGATCGCTTCAGCCAAAATTCGGATTTCAACGATCTCTGCACCCTGCATGGCGTCTCCGATGATGATCATTACAGCGTGACCCAACTCGTCAAAGCGGAACTCAAACGAATCGGATACTTCGAGCGGGAGAACCAGCCACTGCAGTAG
- a CDS encoding DeoR family transcriptional regulator, translating to MSAREALLSYVGTRGRDFQGRELHDVFITAPQLAEIVGYSEATARRRLNYFEEQGVVKSNHEANVRFWELTEDFSALEDDMIRDEEMVTETAQRLMELAEDA from the coding sequence GTGTCTGCGCGTGAAGCTCTCCTCTCGTACGTCGGGACTCGGGGCCGCGATTTCCAAGGCCGCGAACTGCACGATGTCTTCATCACTGCACCACAGCTTGCGGAAATCGTCGGTTACAGCGAAGCGACGGCACGACGCCGTTTGAACTACTTCGAGGAACAGGGCGTTGTTAAGTCCAACCACGAGGCTAACGTTCGGTTTTGGGAGCTGACAGAGGACTTCAGTGCTTTGGAAGACGACATGATTCGGGATGAAGAGATGGTGACTGAAACGGCACAGCGGCTGATGGAGCTCGCAGAGGACGCATAG